The Arachis ipaensis cultivar K30076 chromosome B10, Araip1.1, whole genome shotgun sequence DNA window ATGTTTGAAGGTGAGCTCTGATCCTTGTCTAACCTTTTAGATTCTGTACAGATTCAGCATTTCTTGCTTTTCGCCATTTGTAAACTCAATACCTGTTTCGGTTCTTATGGTTAAGCATCCCTAGTGCAAGTGGTTTTAGGGCGTTTTCGCAATGTGCTTGGTAGACTGAAGAGATGGTATACCACTTTCATACTTTCTTTCACAAAGCTACGCATAAGATATAGTTGAAGATTACAATGGGACTGGCAATAAGTAAAGTGTGTTTTTCTGGGGAGCATTTTGGTTATTTAGCGTGATTTCATATGGCAGTAAGAATTCGGGGGGAATTTTCTTGAatcttttttttaagttttaacgTCTATCAACTCCATCTTACTTGTTCCTAGCTATTTGATATTTTAGAAGAACTTAATTCCTATATGCAATTTATCCAATGGATATGAGATGTCTCTTAgacaaagaaggaaaaaaaaggaaCAAACACCATGGCCAAACTCAATCCTTTGGTCTGCTGGCCACAAATTTGGGCTATTTTGGTGGTTCAGTAGGCTAGCCTGTTATTTTGTTAGTGGGGATGGGAGAATGGTTTAACCACTAATCAGTTATTGGTGAAAAGGTGATGGACTTGAAATTTTGGGTCAAGTCAATAAGAAGTTAACGTTACCACCAGTTCGACTCATTGATTCATGCGTAATAAACGACCAGTTCGACCAAATTGGAGTGTTAAATTTCTTGGCAACTAAATTGATTCATGCATaatcttttagggactattttCTGCATTGATCTTATTGTGAAATAGTAGCTAGTAGGTTAATGTTATTGTACGGTTGTTATCGCTTAATAGTGTTTTTGGTCCTCAGGTTAATTATTCCCCGGACATGNNNNNNNNNNNNNNNNNNNNNNNNNNNNNNNNNNNNNNNNNNNNNNNNNNNNNNNNNNNNNNNNNNNNNNNNNNNNTTGCAAAATGGAAATATATGTTCTGTTCTGGTTTTACAATAACAAGTTAAAAGGATCTGAAAGATGCAACTGTGATTGAACCTATAATGTTACTATCTTCATGTATATATGCATACGTAACATGTAATATACATTAATACCGGTAATGTTTTATGAAATTGGCAAGCCATGGGCATATACTGTGATAAGTGACATGAATGTGCGCCCAAAGTTGGAGACGTTTTCCCATATTTGTCCTAATTAGTTACTCTACATATAATGATTGATTTGTGTCATCCCAATTTCGGTTAAACCAGCTGTTTCGAAAACATTAGGGAAGGGAATACGAAATAACGAGTTACCTCTTTTTTATTTCATGCATTAAGAGCGAAAATCTTGTTGATCTAATTACATTTCCCCATGGCAACAAATAATAACGTTAAATTCACACACAAGGTTGCTTCAGGAAGTTTGTTTTGTGGTTTTCACACTAGTGGTTTTGATGTAGATATTACTACATTTTGtagaattaaataatttaataatgaaTAAATTGATATGATTTTATgcgaaaaaaaaattgttacaattaAGAATACAGATAGGAAAGTAGGAGGATATTGGTGTCTATTGTAAGTTTGTATGAATATGAGCATCGCATATGGATGGTAGTATTCATTGTCTGTAAATGCAAAGTGTTACGTGATGCATGTGATTTGCAGAGGAAGTAAAATGAGAAGAAACGTAGTGGAGGGGTGAGGGAAGCTAATTAAGCTATGAGAGTGAGAGTGAAGGTGAAGTGAAGATAGAGAATTGACTGAGGAACCACCGCAGGAGGGGAAGTCACCGTTATGGTTGCGTGAAACAGTTTTCCTAAGCAGACTTGTGGGAACTGGGAAGGGAAGCTATCAATCAATGTAAACACCAACTATCAATTCACGAGGGAGCGTACTATGATGCATCATCCCCATTCTCTATCATTCATTCATTGTCTCCAACACCGACACCTTGCCACATTGCACTCTCCCTTTTCTTTCCCAAATTTAAAATAGTCAAATACAATCCACACCATACATAACACGTTTTTTTGGGCTGCCCTCCTTTTTACCCTATGTAACAATAATTAAGCAACATTCATATGCATCATGGTTAAGAAATACTACAACATGGTATAACATGACACCTGCATGGATTCAGGAAAATGAATTTACTAACCGAATAGATTATTGGTAATTACACATGTTAAACGGAGAAGAGGATAAAAAAAAAAGCGGGTTTGGCGTGGCTTGAAAACAAGCAAAGAGTAGGAGGAGTAGTGAGTAGTGAGTATAATAACAGCACACCAGTTGCCGTGTGGTCCCCACATACAGGCTGTCACTGAAAGAATTGTATGCTTTCTATATTGCTAGTTTTTCATTTTACATCTAACATCTTCCCCCCCCACAGTACCAGTCTCTGCACACAACCCCATtggaacaagaaagaaagaaagaaagagactCACCAGCTATACCCCACAACTCCCTCACTTTactctcctcctccttcttgttcttgttcttgttcttgttctaataCAGAAAAGAAAGTCTCATTGCATTCAGTATCTGTATCCTCTTCTTCAATCCAGCGCCATGGATACCTCCGTCTATGGTGTCTGCAACCACAAGCACTTCTCCTTCTTCCTCAGTCTCGTATTCCTCGTCCCATTCCTTCTCCATTCCGCATCGTCTTCAACCTCTCCTCAGATCAACTCAAACTCCATCCTCGTCGCGCTCTTGGATTCTCACTACACCGAACTCGCCGAGCTAGTAGAGAAGGCACTACTCCTTCAGAAGCTTGAAGAAGCTGTCGGCAACCACAACATCACAATCTTCGCACCACGCAACCATGCTCTCGAGCGAGACCTCGACCCTGAGTTCAAGCGCTTCCTTCTCGAGCCTCGAAACCTCAACTCACTCCAGACCCTCCTCATGTCCCACATTCTCCCCACTCGCATCCCCTCCGACGCCTGGCCTCCCGCCGCTACCTCCGTCGTGCGCCACACAACGCTCTCCTCCGACTACCACCTTCATTTGACTACCAACTCCTCGGGACATAAGACTGTTGACTCCGCCGCCGTCCTCCACCCTGACGACGTTGTCCGCCCTGACGGTGTCATCCACGGCATCGAACGATTATTAGTTCCTCGATCCGTACAGGAAGACTTCAACCGCCGACGTAGTCTCCGCTCCATCGCCGCGGTACTACCGGAGGGAGCTCCGGAGGTGGATCAGGCCACCACGGGCACTTCGATGGCGAGTCTCAGGTGAGGGACTTCATCCACACGCTAATCCACTACGGAGGGTACAACGAGATGGCGGACATTCTTGTAAACCTAACTTCCCTGGCAACGGAGATGGGGCGGTTGGTGTCCGAGGGTTACGTCCTAACGGTTCTGGCGCCGAACGACGAGGCCATGGCGAAGCTTACGACGGATCAATTGAGCGAACCGGGGGCGCCGGAGCAGATCATATACTATCACATCATACCGGAGTACCAGACGGAGGAGAGTATGTACAATGCCGTTAGAAGGTTCGGGAAGATTCGTTACGATACGTTGCGGTTGCCGCATAAGGTTGCGGCTCAGGAAGCTGATGGCTCTGTAAAATTCGGAAATGGCGATGGCTCTGCGTATTTGTTTGATCCTGATATCTATACGGACGGAAGGATCTCCGTCCAGGGGATCGACGGCGTTCTTTTCCCgcgggaggaggaggaggaagacaaTAAGGCGGCGGCTCGCCGTAGAACAACCCCGCTTGTTAAAGTTGCTGCCAAGCCTAGGAGAGGTATATAACTATAAATTAATTTCCTTATTTAAGCATGAATTgattattgcattgcatgatttTGTTCCTTTCTTTTGATtatatttgtttgtttatttggTTTTTGCTTAATTTTGGAGTATGAATTTAGTATTGAGGGACAagcaaattatattaaattatttcttGATTTTCAGTAGTGTGTTTTAGAATGAGTTGTAGCAGTTAGCAGTAGCCCTATGCTTGAGACAGGATTCTGATATGGAATTGCAAGCCACTATTTTGGTTCTTAAGTCTGGTTGAAGTAAGTTAAGGGGCAAGTTGTTTTGAGTTTAGAGACTTTTGTGTTTGCAACGTTAATTGCAAATTGCATAGGTAGATTCATTCTAGATTATTGATATTTGTGTCTTGGCTTATGGGAATCTAAAGAGAAATGGAGTTCAAGCCAAGTAAGGTGAGGAGGAGAACAAGTCCTTTGGTAACTTTTATATGGTGGCAATTAATTagcatgagaagaagaagaaggatccTGGTGTATCTCAGTGATTTCATTCTCAAATGCATTCTGGAAAGTGCTTGAAGCAATCTTTAGATTCCTCTTACAGAAGGGAGCCAGCTGTATGCATACCCAATTCCACCTTTCACCATTGATTCTCGTGTTACTTGTGTTGGATTTCTATTTGCTTCACCCTTTATGTGCTAGCTTAGTTAGTACTTACTTGGGTTGAAACCTGAAAGCATTTGGTTTCACTTTTCACACTATTACCGGAAGAACAAAGTAGTTGTGTGCTGTGATAAATGATTGATTAGGAATTAGGAATAGGAATATGCCGCTTAATGGTGGAAGCCGCGAGGAAGTTGCCAAGGAAAATAGTACTATTAGAGATGCCAAGACAAGTGTGTGTTAACTAATGAATTCCATTTCCATCACTATGATTCTCTGTTCCTCTTTAATTAGTCCATCCATGTGATGAACGGAAGATATTAAAAGTAAATTAAGGAATAAAGATGCCAACCTGTGAGGCACATTGTCCATACCCACCGAGCCCAACCTTAGGTGCCAAAACAGTCTGTCTATGTCTCACTATTATATTATTCACCTACACCCTTTATTTTATTGCTTCATTTCATCTAATTTCACATTCCCTATATTATATTTCTTGTCAATTACTAGCATAtatattgctttaattaattggTTATTTGATACGCTTTTAGGACGGATACAAACAAATTTCATTGCCTTCAATCATGATctgtatatatattttcttttcctgTGTTGAACATGTAATAGATTTGCCTCGTCATTAGTTGACTTAATCATTTTATTTTACCTAATGGCATGTGGCAGGGAAATTGATGCAAGTCGCTTGTGACATGCTTGGAGCTTTTGGCTCAGTCTGCTAATGAAATCGCCATTCCAACTAATCgctgaaaaaaaaagatttaaaaaaaaaaaataaagagtgaATTTGTGTACACAAGTTGAGGAATGGTAAGCTTTTTACCCCCACCCAGTCACCCACCATTTATTGCTTTATTTGATTTCCTTTGATGACAGAAAAATCTGatcaatattttctttttcacatgGATTATGCAGTTGTAGAGAGTTAATACAAAAGttgcccaaaaaaaaaaagcgatTACGTTGCAGGATTTCGGTGGACATACAGAAGAAGACAACGATTTTTCTGTCATTTTGTTTCATACTGTAATTAcatatcatttttttattaaatttttatcttatgttGGTAATGTCTCTGTAATCTGTATGCATAAATAACCTTGGAATACGACACTTCATCACGGGTTGCAATTTGCATacttttctttcctttcctttttcccttctttttattaaatttttttctgtTTGTTTGTGAATCAAATTCATACATGACCTACTTGTTACTTctctatttattatatttatttatattattgctATTAAGCCTTCCAAATTCAACTCCATTTTACAACTTTCTTCCTACAACCAACTATGAAATGGACCTCTCAGCAGAACacttaaagaaaaaataaaaaaataaaaaacaaggaCCTCTGAACTGAGCTGAACATTAGAAAACAAGGACTTAAAATGGAGTTTTGCTTTGTGTGTCGGTGGAGGCAGTCTCTATTATTTTTCATTAGGGAAGCTGTTAGAGGGTTATTTCACGGAAATCCATACTTATGGTGACAAATAGCACTGtattaatgaaaaagaaaatagttGTTGGATTATTTATTTCATGAATAAGACACCCTTCATGTTCTTACATAGCGGGGCCTCCCAAGGTGTCGGTCACTATATAATACTCACATTATTCTTTTCTTTTGtggttttctttttttcttttggttttaagggggGTGTTTCGGCAGTGACTAATATTGAATAAAGTCTCTTATGTCACGTTTATGCCTTATTACTAGAAATAGTGGTATTTGCTATATAAAAGCTGGCCCCAACTGTAGTATCATTCCTTGATTGCCCAACAAATTATTCTCCCTCATCACTTCATATTTTTTTCTCAAGGGAAACAAAAGTCGTAGAACCTAACAACCCC harbors:
- the LOC107622999 gene encoding LOW QUALITY PROTEIN: fasciclin-like arabinogalactan protein 17 (The sequence of the model RefSeq protein was modified relative to this genomic sequence to represent the inferred CDS: inserted 1 base in 1 codon); this translates as MDTSVYGVCNHKHFSFFLSLVFLVPFLLHSASSSTSPQINSNSILVALLDSHYTELAELVEKALLLQKLEEAVGNHNITIFAPRNHALERDLDPEFKRFLLEPRNLNSLQTLLMSHILPTRIPSDAWPPAATSVVRHTTLSSDYHLHLTTNSSGHKTVDSAAVLHPDDVVRPDGVIHGIERLLVPRSVQEDFNRRRSLRSIAAVLPEGAPEVDXGHHGHFDGESQVRDFIHTLIHYGGYNEMADILVNLTSLATEMGRLVSEGYVLTVLAPNDEAMAKLTTDQLSEPGAPEQIIYYHIIPEYQTEESMYNAVRRFGKIRYDTLRLPHKVAAQEADGSVKFGNGDGSAYLFDPDIYTDGRISVQGIDGVLFPREEEEEDNKAAARRRTTPLVKVAAKPRRGKLMQVACDMLGAFGSVC